A single window of Rhodamnia argentea isolate NSW1041297 chromosome 5, ASM2092103v1, whole genome shotgun sequence DNA harbors:
- the LOC115742042 gene encoding LOW QUALITY PROTEIN: amidophosphoribosyltransferase, chloroplastic-like (The sequence of the model RefSeq protein was modified relative to this genomic sequence to represent the inferred CDS: deleted 1 base in 1 codon) — MASTATAPAPASASASASAHRSSLSPPSPPPPPPCSLSTTASPSPKPSLKPSSLSNPPSLPPTPKLPSSAASSKSPLSDFFASVDQPHHAVLDESDDKPREECGVVGIYGDPEASRLCYLALHALQHRGQEGAGIVAVHDNVLQSITGVGLVSEVFNQSKLDQLPGSSAIGHVRYSTAGSSMLKNVQPFVAGYRFGSVGVAHNGNLVNYQALRAQLEESGSIFNTSSDTEVVLHLIAISKARPFFVRIIEACEKLRGAYSMVFLTEDKVVAVRDPHGFRPLVMGRRSNGAYVFASETCALDLIEATYVREVNPGEVVVIDKDGEHNLCLMAHPEPKQCIFEHIYFSLPNSIVFGKSVYESRSKYGEILATEYPAECDVVIAVPDSGVVAALGYAAKIGVPFQQGLIRSHYVGRTFIEPNQSIRDFGVKLKLAPVRGVLEGKRVVVVDDSIVRGTTSSKIVRLIREAGAKEVHMRIASPPIIASCYYGVDTPSPEELISNRMTVEEIREFIGSDSLAFLSFDSLKKYLSSDAQNFCYACFSGNYPVKPTEVKVKRVGDFLDDGLNGSIESIDGGWVKARSEKEEKVEHPV; from the exons ATGGCTTCCACAGCCACGGCCCCAGCCCCAGCCTCAGCCTCAGCCTCAGCCTCAGCCCAtcgctcctctctctcc cctccaagcccaccgccaccgccaccgtgCTCTCTCTCCACCACTGCGTCCCCCTCCCCAAAACCCTCTCTAAAACCCTCTTCCCTCTCaaaccctccctctctcccccccacccccaagctaccctcctccgccgcctcctcAAAAAGCCCCCTTTCCGACTTCTTCGCCTCCGTCGACCAGCCCCACCACGCCGTCCTCGACGAGTCCGACGACAAGCCCCGCGAGGAGTGCGGCGTCGTGGGCATCTACGGCGACCCGGAGGCCTCGCGGCTCTGCTACTTGGCCCTCCACGCGCTCCAGCACCGCGGCCAGGAGGGCGCCggcatcgtggccgtccatgacAACGTCCTCCAGTCCATAACGGGCGTCGGGCTCGTGTCCGAGGTGTTCAACCAGTCGAAGCTCGACCAGCTTCCAGGGAGCTCCGCGATCGGGCACGTGCGGTACTCGACCGCCGGCTCCTCCATGCTCAAGAACGTCCAGCCCTTCGTCGCCGGGTACCGGTTCGGGTCCGTCGGGGTCGCCCACAATGGCAATCTGGTGAATTACCAGGCCCTGCGTGCACAGCTCGAGGAGAGCGGGTCGATTTTCAATACCAGCTCGGACACGGAGGTGGTGCTCCACCTGATAGCAATCTCGAAGGCGAGGCCCTTTTTCGTGCGCATCATCGAGGCCTGCGAGAAGCTCAGAGGTGCGTATTCTATGGTGTTCTTGACTGAGGATAAGGTCGTCGCTGTTAGGGACCCACATGGGTTTAGGCCATTGGTGATGGGTAGGAGGAGCAATGGTGCTTATGTTTTCGCCTCCGAGACTTGTGCTCTTGATCTGATTGAGGCCACTTATGTGAGGGAAGTGAACCCTGGAGAGGTTGTGGTGATTGATAAGGATGGGGAGCATAATCTCTGCTTGATGGCGCACCCTGAGCCAAAGCAGTGCATCTTCGAGCATATCTACTTTTCGCTGCCGAATTCGATTGTGTTTGGTAAGTCTGTCTATGAATCGAGGTCTAAGTACGGGGAGATTCTGGCCACTGAGTATCCGGCCGAGTGCGACGTCGTGATCGCGGTGCCGGACTCGGGTGTGGTGGCCGCTCTTGGTTACGCTGCGAAAATTGGCGTCCCGTTCCAACAGGGGTTGATTAGGTCTCACTATGTGGGAAGGACTTTCATTGAGCCTAACCAGAGCATTAGGGATTTCGGGGTGAAGCTTAAGCTGGCCCCGGTCCGGGGGGTGTTGGAGGGTAAGAGAGTTGTGGTCGTGGACGACTCGATCGTGAGGGGAACCACGTCATCGAAGATTGTGCGGTTGATTAGAGAGGCGGGGGCCAAGGAGGTCCACATGAGGATTGCGAGTCCACCCATAATTGCTTCCTGTTACTATGGAGTGGACACGCCGAGCCCGGAGGAGTTGATTTCCAACAGGATGACTGTGGAGGAGATACGGGAGTTCATCGGGTCGGATTCACTCGCATTCCTGTCTTTCGATAGCTTGAAGAAGTATCTGAGCAGTGACGCGCAAAACTTCTGCTATGCTTGCTTCTCGGGGAATTACCCTGTCAAGCCCACTGAGGTCAAGGTGAAGAGGGTCGGGGATTTTCTGGATGATGGCCTGAATGGAAGCATAGAGTCCATTGATGGGGGTTGGGTTAAAGCTCGGAgcgagaaagaagagaaggttGAGCACCCAGTTTAG
- the LOC115742020 gene encoding uncharacterized protein LOC115742020, which yields MAPPPGPYSGTSTLALVARVSAFSFGVVYGSVKLKYLKAKAKSQRKAEAKAHH from the exons ATGGCGCCGCCCCCAGGACCTTACTCCGGAACCAGCACTCTCGCTTTG GTGGCTCGTGTTTCGGCCTTTTCTTTCGGAGTCGTCTATGGGAGCGTCAAGTTGAAGTATCTCAAG GCGAAGGCCAAGTCCCAAAGGAAAGCCGAGGCCAAGGCTCATCATTGA